A genomic stretch from Coffea arabica cultivar ET-39 chromosome 10c, Coffea Arabica ET-39 HiFi, whole genome shotgun sequence includes:
- the LOC113712970 gene encoding protein PLASTID MOVEMENT IMPAIRED 1, whose protein sequence is MAAEYTGKRNYNTQLLNELEALSHSLYHSHTSTSTTRRTASLALPRTSVPPISSAAADNSSNNDDNKQQLNPKPRSRRMSLSPWRSRPKLNDSAEEDQHKGRSIPNKDRFSRLEDQEKAADTSDKKSLWSWKPIRALSHIGMQKLSCLFSVEVVAVQGLPASMNGLRLSVSVRKKETKDGAVQTMPSRVQQGAADFEETLFIRCHVYFTPGSGTHVKFEPRPFVIYVFAVDAGELDFGRSSVDLSHLIQDSIEKSFQGTRVKQWDTSFNLSGKAKGGELVLKLGFQIMEKDGGIGIYSQAEGQKSGKNKNSSSSIARKQSKSSFSVPSPKLSSRAEAWSPSQTGARADLQDIDDLNLDDPAPAPQACPPSRKSGVPDAKIEDDLPDFEVVDKGVEFQEDNNGNEEEALSEENSEKRSVSREVVKEIVHEQFHLTRLSELDSIAQRIKALESMMKEEKAEKTDEDTEPQKLDAEEETVTREFLQMLEDSEGNEIKKLGDHDEIPQSKSEGDEDSEEAESKVYIPDLGKGLGCIAQTRNGGYLAAMNPLDTAVARKDAPKLAMQMSRPVIVPSKATTGFELFQRMAAVGFEELGSGILSLMPMDELKGKTAEQIAFEGIASAIIQGRKKEGASSSAARTLASVKSMATALSTGRQDRISTGIWNLSEDPVVVDEIVAFSMQKLEVMAVEALKVQADIGEEEAPFEVSPLSAKLSAEGGSHPLASAIPIEDWIRRKAVGNENGESGSITIAVVVQLRDPLRLYEAVGGPMIALIHSSAFNDAKVKPAGSYDDEEKMFKVGSLQVGGLKGRSGGRKTEWDSEKQRLTAMQWLVAYGLGKAAGKKGKRQASKAKGQEDILWSISSRVMADMWLKAIRNPDVKFTK, encoded by the coding sequence ATGGCAGCAGAATATACAGGCAAAAGGAATTACAATACCCAACTACTGAATGAACTCGAAGCACTCAGCCACTCCCTGTACCATTCCCACACTTCTACTTCCACAACCCGGAGGACCGCCTCTCTTGCTCTTCCCAGAACCTCCGTTCCTCCAATCTCCTCTGCTGCTGCTGACAACAGCTCAAATAATGACGACAACAAACAACAACTCAATCCAAAGCCTCGATCCAGGCGCATGTCCCTGTCTCCCTGGCGCTCTCGCCCCAAGCTTAATGATTCCGCCGAGGAAGACCAGCACAAAGGCAGGAGCATCCCTAACAAGGACCGTTTCAGCAGGTTGGAGGACCAAGAAAAGGCAGCTGATACTTCTGACAAGAAAAGCCTCTGGAGTTGGAAGCCGATTCGAGCCCTCTCCCATATCGGCATGCAGAAGCTGAGCTGTTTGTTCTCTGTCGAAGTTGTCGCAGTTCAAGGCCTTCCGGCCTCCATGAACGGCCTTCGCCTGTCTGTTTCTGTTAGGAAGAAAGAAACCAAGGACGGAGCGGTGCAGACCATGCCGTCGAGAGTTCAGCAGGGCGCCGCTGATTTCGAAGAGACCTTGTTCATCCGGTGTCATGTTTATTTCACCCCTGGAAGTGGAACCCACGTGAAATTCGAGCCTCGTCCTTTCGTCATATACGTCTTTGCAGTTGACGCCGGAGAGCTTGATTTTGGGAGAAGTTCTGTGGACTTGAGTCACCTCATTCAGGACTCCATCGAGAAGAGCTTCCAAGGTACGCGGGTTAAGCAATGGGACACGAGTTTTAATCTTTCAGGAAAGGCCAAGGGTGGAGAACTTGTTCTGAAATTGGGTTTTCAGATTATGGAGAAAGATGGTGGTATTGGGATCTATAGTCAAGCTGAGGGacaaaaatcaggaaaaaacAAGAACTCCTCATCTTCGATTGCCCGCAAACAGTCCAAGTCGTCCTTCAGCGTCCCTAGTCCCAAGTTGTCCAGCAGAGCTGAAGCTTGGAGCCCTTCACAGACTGGAGCAAGAGCAGATCTTCAGGATATCGATGACCTGAATCTTGACGACCCAGCTCCCGCACCCCAGGCTTGTCCACCTTCCCGCAAGTCTGGAGTTCCGGATGCCAAGATAGAGGACGATCTCCCGGATTTTGAAGTTGTGGACAAAGGAGTTGAGTTCCAAGAAGACAATAACGGGAACGAAGAAGAAGCACTATCCGAAGAGAACTCTGAGAAGAGGTCAGTCTCGAGGGAGGTTGTAAAAGAAATCGTCCACGAACAATTCCATCTCACAAGACTGTCTGAGCTTGATTCGATTGCTCAGCGGATAAAAGCTCTTGAATCGATGATGAAAGAGGAAAAGGCAGAGAAAACGGACGAAGACACCGAGCCACAGAAGTTAGATGCAGAAGAGGAAACCGTGACGAGGGAGTTTCTTCAAATGCTGGAGGATTCAGAAGGCAATGAGATAAAAAAGCTTGGCGATCATGATGAAATCCCCCAATCGAAGTCGGAAGGGGATGAAGACTCGGAAGAAGCTGAGTCGAAGGTCTATATACCAGATCTCGGAAAGGGATTGGGTTGCATAGCTCAGACAAGGAACGGGGGCTACCTGGCAGCCATGAATCCTCTGGACACTGCAGTTGCGAGAAAAGACGCACCAAAACTGGCAATGCAGATGTCAAGGCCCGTGATTGTTCCATCTAAAGCGACGACCGGATTTGAGTTGTTCCAGAGAATGGCTGCTGTTGGCTTTGAGGAACTTGGCTCCGGAATTTTGTCTCTGATGCCTATGGATGAACTCAAGGGTAAAACAGCAGAACAGATTGCTTTTGAAGGCATTGCCTCCGCAATTATCCAggggagaaagaaagaaggagccAGCTCAAGTGCAGCTCGCACATTGGCTTCCGTTAAATCCATGGCAACTGCATTGAGCACGGGAAGGCAGGACAGGATTTCAACAGGAATATGGAATTTGAGCGAAGATCCGGTCGTGGTGGATGAGATTGTGGCATTCTCAATGCAGAAGCTGGAGGTCATGGCAGTCGAAGCTCTGAAGGTTCAGGCAGATATAGGTGAAGAAGAAGCCCCGTTTGAGGTTTCCCCACTGAGTGCAAAGCTAAGCGCTGAGGGGGGCAGCCATCCGCTGGCTTCTGCAATTCCGATTGAGGACTGGATAAGAAGAAAGGCGgtcggaaatgaaaatggtgaGTCAGGGAGCATAACAATCGCTGTGGTCGTCCAGCTGCGGGATCCCCTCAGGCTATACGAAGCGGTTGGAGGTCCAATGATAGCACTAATCCATTCGAGTGCTTTCAATGACGCAAAAGTAAAGCCCGCAGGCAGCTACGATGATGAGGAAAAGATGTTCAAAGTTGGAAGCTTGCAGGTTGGGGGTTTAAAAGGCAGGAGCGGAGGGAGAAAGACTGAATGGGACTCTGAGAAGCAGAGGCTGACGGCGATGCAGTGGCTAGTGGCGTACGGGTTGGGAAAGGCAGCTGGGAAAAAGGGGAAGCGTCAGGCGTCCAAGGCCAAGGGACAGGAGGACATTCTCTGGAGCATTTCCTCGCGAGTAATGGCTGACATGTGGCTCAAGGCAATCAGGAATCCAGATGTCAAGTTCAccaagtga
- the LOC140015677 gene encoding outer envelope pore protein 21, chloroplastic-like, protein METSIRYGGDSKALRIHAKEKLPIDSNTHLQLHGELDTRLGAPTCLTALIRHFYPSLSADLGVGLKYNRQDKLHYTVRAKKAFPVTTNGFFNFHVKGHCDVDQEFRQKRSRGAAEFSWIIFNLKTDQDVKLKVGYEVFDKVPYMQIRENNWTINADMNGRWNLRYDL, encoded by the exons ATGGAGACCTCAATTAGGTATGGGGGAGATTCGAAAGCTCTGAGAATCCATGCCAAGGAGAAGTTGCCCATCGACTCCAATACTCACTTGCAG CTTCACGGAGAACTGGACACTCGACTCGGAGCCCCAACTTGCTTGACTGCTCTGATTAGACACTTTTATCCCAGT CTTTCAGCAGATCTTGGAGTTGGATTGAAATATAATAGGCAGGATAAGCTTCATTATACCGTCCGCGCTAAGAAGGCATTTCCAGTCACTACTAATGGCTTTTTTAACTTCCATGTTAAGGGCCACTGTGATGTTGACCAGGAATTTAGACAG AAAAGGTCAAGAGGAGCAGCCGAGTTTTCTTGGATAATTTTCAACTTGAAAACAGACCAGGATGTCAAGCTAAAAGTTGGTTATGAAGTCTTTGATAAG GTTCCATATATGCAGATTAGAGAAAACAACTGGACAATCAATGCTGATATGAATGGAAGGTGGAATCTAAGATATGATTTGTGA